Within the Opitutaceae bacterium TAV5 genome, the region GATGACGCCGAAGGGAACGCCGAGTTCGGCCTGAAGCTGGCGGGCGAAGTAATACGCGACGGCGGAAAAACCGGGCGTGGTATCGGGCGCGGCGACGACCCATTTGCCGGCGACGTCGGCAAGCGGCGTGGGCGAGGTTTTGCGCGATGCAGTGAAGAAACGGATACTGTTGTTGACGGACGCGGCGATTTCGTCCTTGGAGGCGCTGGCGCTCATGGTGCGGGCCATGTTGGACTGGCCCGAGGCGAGCCAGACTTCGCCGACGAGGACATCGGAGATGGCGAGGGTATTGGCGGCCTTGACGACGAGCCGGTGAGGACCGGCGGGGATACGGGCGACGCCGGAGAGATCGAGATCGATCCGCCAGCGGCCATCGGCGCCGGCGGTCGTGCTCGCGGTGGCCAAAGGAGCGACGGATGAAGAGGCGGCGGCGGAGGGCGCCAGGGTGATCGTTATTTTTTCTCCGGGTGCGGCGCGTCCCCAGACGGGCGTGGCGGCGGAACGCTGGAGGACCATGTGGTCGGAAAACACGGAGGGCAGCGTGACGTCGGCGTGCGCGAAACGGGGCGCAGCGGCGGACGTGATCAGGAGCAGGGCGAGTGTGACGATACGGGAGAAACGCATGAGGAGTGATCGGGCAAAGGGTCGGGTTACTGGAATCGTGCGGCATTCAGGCCGGGATCGGCCTGTCTGTCACGCCATTCCGCGAAGCAACCGTTCTCAGACGCGTGCTTTCCGTTCACGGATGTCCGTCGCGCGGCTGCGGACCGACGGGGAAGTCGAGGGGGACGGAGCCGGGCGCGGGGCGCGTGGGGATTTCGTCGGGGACAGGGAGCGTCGCGGCGAGTTTGGCGAGCGCGAGGCGGTCGAGGCCGAGGCGGTGGGCGGCGGCGAGACGGGAAAGATTGTCCGGATCGGCAGTGATTGCGTTGGCGGGCAGGCCGCGTCCGTGGGGACCGGCGGCGGTGGCGGCAAGGGCGGCGACGGTCGTTTGGGCAAGGACACTGGGGAAGCCTCCCTTGAAGGCGGCGAGGTTATTGTCAAAAATGATGCCGGAGTCGCCGGCGCGGGGCGAGAGGGTGTGGGCGAGGAGGATGTTGTTGACGAAGTAGAAGTCGCGCAGGGGACGGTCGGGCGGGTTGAGGAGCGTGAGGATGCGGCCCGACGGGGTAAGCACGGTGTTGTGCGCAACCCAGAAGCCTCCGAGGCACGGAGCGTCAGTGTGTGCGGAGGTGGAGGCCGGGGCTTTCCACCAGCGGTCGTCCTTGCTGATGCCGAGTTTGAAGACGGCGCCGGTGTTGGCGGGGGACGAGGCCTGCGCGTCCGGCGTCTGGAGGATGATGTTGTCGTAAATGAGGATGGGGCCTGGAAGCGCGGCGGCATCCGCTCCGCTCAGGGGTTGCCAGGAGAACGGCTCAAAGGTGTCGAGGACGAGGTTGTGGTGGATGCGCAGGTTGCGGGCGCGGGGCTCGGCTTCGATGGCGTTGTCGCAGATGCGTTCGAACCGGTTGTGGTGGATATTGGCGTTGGTGCTGTGACCGGAGCCGCCGCCGTTGATGGCTTCGAACATGTCGTAAAAGTGGTTGTTGCGGATTTCCCAGGCGTCGCCGATGCCGTGGAAGGCGCCGACTTCGTAACCGTAAGCATAGCCGGGGCCCTGGTTGGGGAGGGGCAGGGTGCCCTTGCGCTGCCAGTGGATGATTTTTTGCCACCATTCGGAGCGTGCGCGCTGGGCGGCCAGCTCGGCGGGCGTGAAGTCCTCGATGTCGGCGTAGGCGGGGAACTGGGTGAAGTAGTTGTTCTCGACCAGAACGCGGTCGGCGCGGGGACGGTTGCGAGCGCCGGGTTCATCGTCACGCGGGGCGGAGATGCCGACGCGGCAGCCGTAGAACCAGTTGTTGCGGAGGGTGAGGTCGGAGGCGTCGGTGCGGACGCCGGCGATGCCCGGTGTCTCGAAGGTGAAACCGTCAATGATGACGTGGGCCGGTCCGGAAAAGGCGAGAGTCAGGTTATGGTTGTCCGGGCGATTCGGATACACGCCGAATCTGCCGGCGCCGGTTGGCGGGGAGACGGCCATGGTGGCGTCGCCGGGATCGACGGGGCCGTAGCGTCCGTCGGCGCGGAGACGGATGTAGAGGTGCCTGGTCGCGGGGTCCCAGGCGAAACCGTGTTTGTGCCCGGGGTAGTCGTCGGCGAGGAAACGGAAGGCGCGCAAGTCGGCAAGCGTGGGGTACGCGAGGAGATCGGCGCGGTTGGTGAGGACGCGGGCGGGGCGGTAGCCGAGGGGGATGCGCCAGAGGCCGAGTTCGCGGTCAACGAGTTCCCAGGGGACCTGTTTCTCGCGGATGCCGCGTTGCGCGCCGGTGATGATGACGCGGTCGCGTTCGACGCGGTCGGCCATGATGCGGATGGGGGCGTCCGCCGTGCCGCCGCGGCGGAGGACGACGTGTTCGTAATATATTCCTGGATACGCGATGACGGTGTCGCCGGGTTGCGCGGCATCAATGGCGCGCTGGAGGGTGGCGAAGGCGGCGGCGCGGGTGCGCCCGCTGTGGGTGTCGCTCCCGCCGGCGGCGTCGGTATGCCAGGTGGCGGCGCGCGCGGGGATGGCAAAAACGCCGGCGCCGAGGCTGGCGCCGGCAACGAATGCGAGGATGAAAAGGAGGGGGCTGCGCAGAATCATGAAAACGGATGGAAGAGAGGGAGCGGGGGGGTTGCGGGGACTGCGCTTACGAAGCCTGTGAGGAATGTGGACTTCGTCCCGCAGGCGCGAGGCGTCGCAAGTAAGCGTTTAGCGTAGCTGCGAACTTACGTTCGCAGCTACAGGGGGCGTGCTGGCCAAGCAGATACCGTCGCAAGCTACGCTCCTTGTTGTTTTTCACGGCACGCGGTTGGTTTCGGCGGCGGAGAAGGAGCGGACGGAGCCGTCGAACATTGCGATGTGGCGGCGTCCGCCGTGGATCGGACGGTCGGGGCAATCCTTGCCGGCGGAGACGAAGATAGAGTCCTTGTCGGCGGAACGAAGCATCGTGCGCGAGTTGTCGCGGAGCGACACGGGCATGTTGGAGGTGTCAACGGCGGTCGGATTTTCGATGCTGTTGATGGAGTGCGGAGGCCAGCCCTTGTTCTTGTTGCCGAAAGGACTGTCCTTCGCTCCCCACTGGTCGTTGCTGGATTGCGGGACGGTGAAAAAGACGGTCAAACCCGTGTAGGGTTTGCGCGCCTCCCACGCGCGCTGGGCGCCAGTCAGAATGGAAGTAGCGTCGCGTTGTCCCGAGCCTGCGGGAGTGGCGAGGCCGAGGTAGGGATGAATGAAGGTCAAAAGCAGACCTTGATTGTAAGCCGTCGACTCGGGGTTGGAGTTCCAGTAACGGATTGTCTGGTCCATGTAGAGCGGGCCGGGGAGCGTGCCGTTGCGCTGGTCGGCAGTGTAACTGAGAACGGAGATGGCGAGTTGCCGCATCTGGTTGGTGCCTTCGATTGCGCGGGCCTTGTCGCGGACCGCGCCGACGGTCGGGATGAGGATCGCGGCGAGAATGCCGATGATGGCGATCACGGTGAGCAACTCGATGAGGGTGAAACCGGAGCGTAAGGACGGGGAGGACCGGGGAGAGGAAGGCTGGTGATTGGGCATGGCTTTGGGAAACATGACAGGACAATCGCTCAGGAGGGCAGGAGGGCGCAACCGGCGACAATTTTAACTCGTTAAAATCCGGCCCGTCGCTTGTCTTTCCGACGATGCCGCCACCTGACACACCTGTTACCCTGCAAACCGTCGCCGACCGCGCGGGCGTCACGCGGGCGCTGGTGTCGATGGCGTTGCGCAACTCTCCGAAGGTGGCGGCGGCTACGCGGTTGCGGTTGCAGCGGATCGCGCAGGAGCTGGGCTACCGGCCCAATCCGATGGTGCGAGCGCTCATGACGAGCCTGCGCGCGCAGCGAGAGGTCACGTATCAGGCGGCGCTGGGATTCATCACCGTGTTTCGCGAGCGCGATGTCTGGAAAACCTACCTGACGTATCCCGAGTATTTCGAGGGTGCCGCGCGCCGTGGTCTGGAACTGGGCTACCGTCTGGAGCATTTCTGGCTTGGCGATTATGCAAACCATCCCGGCCGGCTGGAGCAGGTGCTGCGCGCCCGCGGCATCCGGGGCGTGCTGGTGCCCCCGCTGCCGCAAGACCGGACCGGAACATGGTGGCGCGCGCTGCGCGACATCAACCTGGAGGATTTCAGCGTGGTGACGTTCGGTTATTCGCTGGCGCAGCCGAATCCGCCGCGCGTGTGCAACTACCATATCCAGACGGTGGATACGGCCATGCGCCGGCTTGCGGCGCGCGGCTACCGGCGGATTGGCGCGGTGATCAGTGAAAACGACACCCGGCAGGTCAACATGCTCTGGTCCGCCGGGCTGCAAGTGGCGCGGATGCAGATGCCGGAGTTGGAAATCATGGAGTTTCCGTGGAGCGCGTCCCCAGGCGGGCGGGGCGGCGGCACGGGTGGCTGGGGCGAGTGGTCGGAGAAGGCGTTTCGCGCCTGGTTCGCCCGCCGGAAGCCCGAGGTGATCGTGGGCCTGACGCTTGAGGTGTGGGATTGGGTGCGCCGACTGCGCAGGCGCATCCCGGACGAACTGGGCTTTTTGCATCTGGACTGTCAGCGCGGCGGCATTTTTTCCGGCATGTGCCAGAACACGACCAGGCTCGGCATCGCGGCGGCGGAGTTGCTGGCAAGCTTGGTGGAGGGCAACGTGCAGTGCGAGAAGGCGGAGCCGCGGGTGCTTCTTATTGCGAGCGATTTTGTGGAGGGCACGACGCTGCGTCCGGCGAGGGCGCCGGTTTGACGGGGCGGATTTTAACGGGTTAAAATCCGTCTGCATTGTAGCAGGGGAGCGGGAAGGGGATTGGTGGGGAAGAAAACGGCATCTGTCCGTTGTTTCAGTCACCAAAACGCAACCCTGATTTACTCATCACCATGAAACCTCGCTCCATCCGGTCTTCCGTATCCCGATTGGCTCTCTGTCCGTCTGCCTTTCTGTTCGCCGCGCTGTTGTCCGTCCCTGCCGTGCAAGCCTCACTGATCTGGCAGGCGGATTTTGAAAGTTACAACACGTCGGCCGGCGCGGCGGCGCTCACGATCAACAGTACGGGTAATAATGATACGTTTACTGCAA harbors:
- a CDS encoding N-terminal cleavage protein encodes the protein MFPKAMPNHQPSSPRSSPSLRSGFTLIELLTVIAIIGILAAILIPTVGAVRDKARAIEGTNQMRQLAISVLSYTADQRNGTLPGPLYMDQTIRYWNSNPESTAYNQGLLLTFIHPYLGLATPAGSGQRDATSILTGAQRAWEARKPYTGLTVFFTVPQSSNDQWGAKDSPFGNKNKGWPPHSINSIENPTAVDTSNMPVSLRDNSRTMLRSADKDSIFVSAGKDCPDRPIHGGRRHIAMFDGSVRSFSAAETNRVP
- a CDS encoding LacI family transcriptional regulator, translated to MPPPDTPVTLQTVADRAGVTRALVSMALRNSPKVAAATRLRLQRIAQELGYRPNPMVRALMTSLRAQREVTYQAALGFITVFRERDVWKTYLTYPEYFEGAARRGLELGYRLEHFWLGDYANHPGRLEQVLRARGIRGVLVPPLPQDRTGTWWRALRDINLEDFSVVTFGYSLAQPNPPRVCNYHIQTVDTAMRRLAARGYRRIGAVISENDTRQVNMLWSAGLQVARMQMPELEIMEFPWSASPGGRGGGTGGWGEWSEKAFRAWFARRKPEVIVGLTLEVWDWVRRLRRRIPDELGFLHLDCQRGGIFSGMCQNTTRLGIAAAELLASLVEGNVQCEKAEPRVLLIASDFVEGTTLRPARAPV